A part of Pieris napi chromosome 9, ilPieNapi1.2, whole genome shotgun sequence genomic DNA contains:
- the LOC125052660 gene encoding uncharacterized protein LOC125052660, translating to MEYVLSSEESSDTDIKSLRTQLTEYGLNEDNLSKEEMTDLLKVLKFSKSAAQDEDRQKKEDIVCNASPKVKMRRQYLNVRDRRLPWSLFPNSTSAAERARLLVVYFKIMSLNNYRQARQSVNLAAWPPPLQILEETTRIQPQRSTRSGRSVPVYAGFDDDSSDVDFVITKSKKRKVSNSDHSDINTNKGLGLKRKSGKDDISKTTKEAKIVTNNKNDSENQRAKECIIIEDCNTYA from the exons ATGGAGTATGTTCTGTCTTCCGAAGAAAGTTCCGATACTGATATCAAGAGTTTGCGAACACAATTGACCG AATATGGTTTAAATGAAGATAACTTGAGTAAAGAAGAGATGACCGATTTgcttaaagttttaaaattttcaaaatccgCTGCTCAAGATGAAGACCGGCAGaag AAGGAAGATATTGTTTGCAATGCATCACCAAAAGTAAAAATGAGAaggcaatatttaaatgtcaGAGACAGGCGTTTACCTTGGAGTCTTTTTCCAAATTCAACATCTGCAGCTGAACGAGCCCGACTTCttgttgtatattttaaaattatgtcctTAAATAACTATAGACAAGCTAGACAGTCAGTAAACCTTGCAGCGTGGCCCCCTCCACTACAAATTCTTGAAGAAACAACCAGAATTCAACCACAAAGGTCAACACGAAGTGGCCGATCTGTTCCAGTGTATGCAGGGTTTGATGATGATTCCTCTGATGTAGATTTTGTTATAACCAAGTCTAAAAAGAGGAAGGTATCAAATAGTGATCACAgtgatataaatacaaataaaggaCTTGGATTAAAGAGAAAATCTGGCAAGGATGACATTTCAAAAACCACAAAGGAAGCAAAAAtagttacaaataataaaaatgactcTGAAAATCAGAGAGCAAAGGAGTGTATTATTATTGAGGATTGTAATACATatgcataa